The following coding sequences lie in one Phaeodactylum tricornutum CCAP 1055/1 chromosome 12, whole genome shotgun sequence genomic window:
- a CDS encoding predicted protein: MSAIPEDESSAEEELERMLLEAERLANQMRSASSPSTRHTNSNNSNTTTTNNDNSRPPRNGLSLSSAAAVASRNQTRRYDDEQDSRSDVVSLTSLASSQDLGMLLRDVTPQAYQDNEDNDNDEEDSALSYPNGSENDHDHDNDDGHSSVLSSTTSIDPSTPSRESHPDIDAAVRAARKMQQALQALGASDAQAPVSPSYEKPSPAQTDRTVSPVESPSASDPHHKNDSSNHQHSNDIQWEPFDPPREEDDDFVPLQDYSHTAKTANPHEGLPSSPHTPVSVPPRVKQVDAGGVLWERVDYCNNNDDDYVPLKDYSRNNMNNSTSNRNHNTPTKRPAVVDRRVATTSAKLRSRARRRQMTVALLLAITLVVSTAYYFLRHYQNVTSTPLTRPSPPGSTASTTITSNATKVDSIESPEGPLGVTANGNGNVDNASAHILPVRVAAVDTGREPAVVTLERDQHKRDTRVTPTAFQSHRRSHPASAASEPPPKARGDDRCHVPMGWLLWEHCDPHTKRSERLESLLQAMLQ, encoded by the coding sequence ATGTCAGCTATTCCAGAAGACGAATCGTCGGCGGAAGAGGAACTCGAACGCATGCTCTTGGAAGCGGAGCGTTTGGCGAATCAGATGCGATCCGCCTCTTCCCCCAGCACCCGGCATACGAATAgtaacaacagcaacaccaccaccaccaacaacgaTAACAGTAGGCCTCCCCGCAATGGACTCTCCTTGTCCTCTGCTGCTGCCGTTGCATCCCGCAACCAAACGCGACGATACGACGACGAGCAGGATTCCCGCAGCGACGTGGTTTCCCTGACATCTCTGGCTTCGAGTCAAGACCTCGGTATGCTTCTGCGAGACGTCACTCCACAAGCGTACCAAgacaatgaagacaacgacaacgacgaggaagacaGTGCGCTTTCGTACCCCAACGGTAGCGAGAACGACCATGAccacgacaacgacgatgggCACTCCTCCGTACTCTCCTCAACAACGTCGATCGATCCCTCGACACCCTCGCGCGAATCCCATCCCGACATTGACGCCGCCGTTCGTGCCGCACGAAAAATGCAACAAGCCCTCCAAGCCTTGGGTGCCAGTGATGCTCAGGCCCCCGTCTCACCCTCGTACGAGAAGCCTTCCCCGGCCCAGACGGATCGCACCGTATCCCCGGTGGAGTCGCCGTCTGCCAGCGACCCTCACCACAAAAATGACAGCAGCAACCACCAACACAGCAACGACATTCAGTGGGAACCATTCGATCCTCCCCgcgaagaggacgacgactttgTTCCTCTCCAAGATTATAGTCACACGGCCAAAACAGCAAACCCTCACGAAGGATTACCCTCCTCCCCACACACACCCGTATCCGTTCCGCCACGCGTCAAACAAGTCGACGCCGGCGGAGTACTCTGGGAACGCGTCGATTActgcaacaacaatgacgacgattACGTACCGCTCAAGGATTACAGTCGCAACAACATGAACAACAGCACCAGCAACCGCAACCACAATACTCCCACCAAGCGGCCCGCCGTGGTCGATCGACGCGTCGCCACAACTTCCGCCAAGCTTCGCTCCCGTGCACGACGGCGCCAAATGACCGTCGCGTTGCTGCTCGCCATAACTCTGGTAGTCAGTACTGCGTACTACTTTCTACGACACTATCAAAACGTGACATCCACTCCTTTGACTCGTCCGTCACCACCGGGCTCGACCGCCAGCACTACTATCACTTCGAACGCAACAAAAGTGGACTCTATCGAATCTCCCGAGGGGCCACTGGGCGTCACCGCCAATGGGAACGGTAACGTCGACAACGCATCAGCCCACATCCTTCCGGTCCGTGTTGCAGCGGTCGATACGGGCCGGGAACCCGCCGTCGTAACCTTGGAACGAGATCAACACAAACGCGATACCCGTGTCACACCTACGGCCTTCCAATCGCACCGACGGTCCCACCCTGCGTCGGCGGCCTCGGAACCACCACCCAAGGCGAGAGGAGACGATCGCTGTCACGTTCCCATGGGTTGGTTGCTTTGGGAACACTGTGATCCGCATACGAAGCGATCGGAACGGCTCGAAAGTCTTTTGCAAGCCATGCTCCAATAA
- a CDS encoding predicted protein: MNRAAASPASTNTTSTTTTTTTTNNNTETVAPLTAPVSVVVTYQIPVASNDSSSHRLDPAATHVPNDRYSSTFRFDDTSVDDTHDTRLGLPLGTVPIKPPAGSYAYSGMHDQGPLPEPRQGGSLAVLIAGVQQAKANNDAFLTRVIREEQQSSQNPTIKKPRTDS, encoded by the coding sequence ATGAACCGTGCGGCTGCTTCTCCCGCCTCCACCAACACtacctccaccaccaccaccaccaccactaccaacaacaacactgaAACGGTGGCTCCACTCACCGCTCCCGTATCGGTCGTGGTGACTTACCAAATTCCGGTGGCTTCCAACGATTCCTCCTCCCATCGACTGGATCCAGCCGCTACCCACGTACCGAACGACCGCTACTCCTCCACGTTTCGATTCGACGACACCAGTGTCGATGATACCCACGACACGCGGTTAGGCTTGCCCTTGGGGACGGTTCCCATCAAACCACCGGCAGGATCCTACGCCTACAGTGGCATGCACGATCAAGGACCGCTACCGGAACCCCGACAAGGGGGCAGCCTCGCCGTTTTGATTGCCGGTGTCCAGCAGGCGAAAGCCAACAATGACGCATTCTTGACCCGCGTCATACGGGAAGAACAGCAATCGTCCCAAAATCCCACAATCAAGAAACCGCGGACCGACAGCTGA